A genomic window from Lotus japonicus ecotype B-129 chromosome 1, LjGifu_v1.2 includes:
- the LOC130731604 gene encoding WUSCHEL-related homeobox 5-like isoform X1, giving the protein MEEGNMSGFCIRSGSCTVRGKSGISSGTKCGRWNPTTEQVKLLTELFRAGLRTPSTDQIQKISNQLSFYGKIESKNVFYWFQNHKARERQKRRKVSYDEKDVVIRRDNFMNASPLRSGIAEMYQVSEPDRMIETLPLFPLNSFGETESEKVRVHPNEGRGNAMFSYTMAEQMEHPPLDLRLSFL; this is encoded by the exons ATGGAAGAGGGAAACATGTCAGGCTTTTGCATCAGATCAGGAAGCTGTACTGTCCGAGGTAAAAGTGGCATCAGCAGTGGCACCAAGTGTGGGCGTTGGAACCCCACCACAGAACAGGTTAAACTTCTCACTGAACTCTTCAGGGCTGGTCTCAGAACCCCAAGCACTGATCAGATTCAGAAGATCTCCAATCAGCTGAGTTTCTATGGTAAGATAGAGAGCAAGAACGTGTTCTATTGGTTTCAGAATCACAAGGCCAGGGAAAGACAGAAACGCCGCAAAGTCTCATATGATGAGAAGGATGTTGTAATTCGTAGAGATAACTTCATGAATGCTTCTCCACTAA GATCAGGTATTGCTGAGATGTATCAAGTTTCAGAGCCTGACAGGATGATTGAGACACTTCCACTTTTTCCCTTGAATTCCTTTGGTGAAACAGAGTCAGAGAAGGTGAGGGTGCATCCAAATGAAGGCAGGGGTAATGCAATGTTTTCATACACAATGGCAGAACAGATGGAGCACCCACCATTAGACCTGCGATTGAGCTTTCtgtga
- the LOC130725104 gene encoding uncharacterized protein LOC130725104: MRAPPSEGWKEMGGGSQSSGSYSCSQRRKGGPICDCGFQAPLITYWTGDSPGRKFYECGLFKIHGKRVCRFFVWYDEYHGLVKCDRFDEEIAREKKIIGALLRKINDMKKKERMLEISLPSLYDAK, translated from the exons ATGCGAGCTCCTCCAAGCGAAGGGTGGAAGGAAATGGGAGGTGGGTCTCAAAGTTCTGGCTCGTATTCTTGTTCACAGAGGAGGAAGGGAGGTCCCATTTGCGATTGTGGTTTTCAGGCTCCACTCATTACATACTGGACTGGTGATAGCCCTGGGCGAAAATTTTACGAATGTGGACTGTTCAAG ATACATGGCAAGAGAGTCTGCAGATTCTTTGTTTGGTATGATGAATATCATGGACTAGTAAAATGTGATAGGTTTGATGAAGAAATTGCAAGGGAGAAGAAAATTATTGGTGCACtgttgaggaagattaatgatatgaagaagaaggaaaggatGTTGGAGATTTCTTTG CCATCTCTTTATGATGCAAAGTAA
- the LOC130725046 gene encoding protein FAR1-RELATED SEQUENCE 5-like translates to MVEGGEVDVHVSVDEEQGADEEQESGDEQGTDSDEEEGEKEADEEQESGDEQGTDSDEEEEGEKEAENGQNEQNVDVEPPSEIAINGLEDLGIVNFKQLSANDIVTYHFPDREVAYLFYSWYARMHGFAARKAKVLKNNHGDVIQQRFVCFREGKRKEKAEPEVDGHAGEKRKRFSRKSTRCECKAYCQVHVHKDNKRWHVRSVCDDHNHVLVEEKMIGLTPTHRRMNEADITQLNCFRKSGITTPQAYGVFANQMGGYQNVPFGPRQMYNEKFKKKKVDVCDARGVIGFLRNLKEKDPDLMWKHTSNEEGRLDKLFWSDGISRDNYLLFGDVLAFDATYKKNKYKRPLVLFSGANHHNQTIIFAATLVSDEKEETYVWLLHNLLDAMRGKAPVSVITDGDVAMKNAIKIVFPNAHHRLCAWHLRNAVSNVAEPKFVQMFSRCMLWDLEIVEFEDRWAQMVIECGCEDNVWVQDLYERRKMWAAAYMRGEFFAGFRTTSRVEGLHAQVGKFVDSWNNLTDFMHNFFRYMSYQRQRELEADFASMHGDHVRQTQLKRLEKSASNHYTNNIFRLVTKGLHRCLMLKVSLFKET, encoded by the coding sequence ATGGTTGAAGGAGGGGAAGTTGATGTACATGTCTCTGTTGATGAGGAACAAGGGGCTGATGAAGAACAGGAAAGTGGAGATGAACAAGggactgattctgatgaagaagaaggtgaaaaaGAGGCTGATGAAGAACAGGAAAGTGGAGATGAACAAGggactgattctgatgaagaagaagaaggtgaaaaaGAGGCTGAAAATGGGCAAAATGAACAAAATGTTGATGTGGAGCCTCCAAGTGAGATTGCTATCAATGGTCTAGAAGATTTGGGGATTGTAAATTTCAAACAACTATCTGCCAATGACATAGTCACCTATCACTTTCCGGATCGTGAGGTTGCGTACTTGTTCTACAGTTGGTATGCTCGGATGCATGGATTTGCTGCGAGGAAGGCTAAGGTCCTCAAAAACAATCACGGAGATGTAATCCAGCAGAGATTTGTTTGCTTCAGGGAGGGTAAAAGGAAAGAGAAAGCTGAGCCAGAGGTTGATGGTCATGctggtgaaaagagaaagcgTTTTTCGAGAAAGTCCACAAGATGTGAGTGTAAGGCTTATTGTCAGGTCCATGTTCATAAGGATAACAAGCGTTGGCATGTTAGATCTGTTTGTGATGATCATAATCATGTACTTGTTGAAGAAAAAATGATTGGATTGACACCTACTCATAGGAGAATGAATGAGGCAGACATTACTCAATTGAATTGCTTTAGGAAGTCAGGCATTACAACTCCACAGGCTTATGGTGTGTTTGCCAACCAGATGGGTGGATATCAAAATGTTCCATTTGGACCAAGACAAATGTACAATGAGAAATTTAAAAAGAAGAAGGTGGACGTATGTGATGCTAGAGGAGTGATTGGTTTCTTACGAAATTTGAAGGAAAAGGATCCTGACTTGATGTGGAAACACACCTCTAATGAGGAAGGAAGGTTGGACAAGTTGTTTTGGAGTGATGGAATCAGCCGGGACAACTATTTATTGTTTGGGGATGTGTTGGCATTTGATGCCACATACAAGAAAAACAAGTACAAGCGGCCACTTGTGCTTTTCTCTGGAGCTAATCATCACAATCAGACAATTATATTTGCTGCAACTTTAGTTTCTGATGAGAAAGAGGAGACATATGTTTGGTTGCTTCACAATTTGTTAGATGCAATGCGAGGGAAAGCACCGGTATCAGTAATCACAGATGGAGATGTGGCAatgaaaaatgcaattaaaattGTGTTTCCAAATGCGCATCACAGGTTATGTGCTTGGCATCTTCGGAATGCAGTGAGCAATGTTGCAGAACCCAAGTTTGTTCAAATGTTTTCAAGATGCATGCTTTGGGATCTTGAAATTGTGGAGTTTGAGGACAGGTGGGCTCAAATGGTTATTGAATGTGGGTGTGAAGACAATGTTTGGGTTCAGGATTTGTATGAGCGGAGGAAGATGTGGGCTGCTGCATATATGCGGGGTGAATTCTTTGCGGGCTTTCGTACAACCTCTCGGGTTGAGGGATTACATGCCCAAGTTGGGAAGTTTGTAGACTCATGGAACAATTTGACTGATTTTATGCATAACTTCTTTCGATATATGAGTTATCAGCGACAAAGGGAACTTGAAGCAGATTTTGCATCAATGCACGGTGACCATGTGCGGCAAACACAATTGAAGAGGCTTGAAAAGTCAGCTTCCAACCATTACACGAACAACATTTTCAGGCTTGTCACTAAGGGTCTTCACCGCTGTTTGATGCTCAAGGTTAGTCTTTTCAAGGAGACTTAA
- the LOC130731604 gene encoding WUSCHEL-related homeobox 5-like isoform X2 produces MEEGNMSGFCIRSGSCTVRGKSGISSGTKCGRWNPTTEQVKLLTELFRAGLRTPSTDQIQKISNQLSFYGKIESKNVFYWFQNHKARERQKRRKVSYDEKDVVIRRDNFMNASPLSIAEMYQVSEPDRMIETLPLFPLNSFGETESEKVRVHPNEGRGNAMFSYTMAEQMEHPPLDLRLSFL; encoded by the exons ATGGAAGAGGGAAACATGTCAGGCTTTTGCATCAGATCAGGAAGCTGTACTGTCCGAGGTAAAAGTGGCATCAGCAGTGGCACCAAGTGTGGGCGTTGGAACCCCACCACAGAACAGGTTAAACTTCTCACTGAACTCTTCAGGGCTGGTCTCAGAACCCCAAGCACTGATCAGATTCAGAAGATCTCCAATCAGCTGAGTTTCTATGGTAAGATAGAGAGCAAGAACGTGTTCTATTGGTTTCAGAATCACAAGGCCAGGGAAAGACAGAAACGCCGCAAAGTCTCATATGATGAGAAGGATGTTGTAATTCGTAGAGATAACTTCATGAATGCTTCTCCACTAA GTATTGCTGAGATGTATCAAGTTTCAGAGCCTGACAGGATGATTGAGACACTTCCACTTTTTCCCTTGAATTCCTTTGGTGAAACAGAGTCAGAGAAGGTGAGGGTGCATCCAAATGAAGGCAGGGGTAATGCAATGTTTTCATACACAATGGCAGAACAGATGGAGCACCCACCATTAGACCTGCGATTGAGCTTTCtgtga